The following proteins are encoded in a genomic region of Cellulomonas sp. ES6:
- a CDS encoding LuxR C-terminal-related transcriptional regulator, translating into METEGFGVTVRAVQRWLPRGRDVLVRGERGSGRTSVLEALLTDASRRGTTAVLLRASGPGDLAALLDHASAPVRTPDATALADWLVEELPTRRSLLLVDDADRVDAGSLAVVRRVLGRTPCLLVATTTADPLLHGSAALREVLLHRPPAVVRVQPFGFRAVSGLLAAVLGAPADAGLTAAVMAQTGGNPRAVVALADAARASGAVRRTDGLWVDAGDAADVPVEAVAFTFLADAPREHVEGLELLAATGPVPAEVADLLVPAPVLAELADAGRVVSHETPGSGEVLGVAPPALAHALRARVGAVRRRQLAARVTAAAGAAFAPVGPRQDDLSAVLLREAPGQDDAYWRWTAELAGLVRERATVEEAARRSAWVAAPTLATANAYLALLMRRPATEQLAAVFAGTHPGARDSAEDRVLHAYYRMRWAAWAGLPDEDAEAGIARVGADLGPLLRLRDLKRRLVADLAAGRPPRELADERTDAPSLRFLRGWPEVVRAAALLEAGRPAEALRACGPGAPDGADPEVVHYRAALRGESLLMSGRIAEAEQWERRLLDTASDAVDALGIRVHACVLAEVLYFAGQPDAAWRVVSTSLRLGAAGPIETTFHRRGLTLGAVLQAHAGNPPLAQVLLRELDKTPQSYHPLVRSLRVLAHVALATVSGDSTAPGQTAWQAGQRYAEAGLLQPALLAWVGGPANLTPARAATVREVLARTSVPLLEPYVRLLLAVADRDVEEAARHLAATRADVAPALVRAGEDLLGIAPADPGGARPRLVRVEPLSGREQEVAVLAREGLTNRQIADRLYLSVRTVENHMSRALRKLGYVTRAELAGWRAG; encoded by the coding sequence GTGGAGACCGAGGGGTTCGGGGTGACCGTCCGGGCGGTGCAGCGCTGGCTGCCCCGGGGGCGGGACGTCCTCGTGCGCGGGGAGCGCGGGTCGGGCAGGACGAGCGTGCTCGAGGCGCTGCTGACCGACGCGTCGCGTCGCGGGACCACCGCCGTGCTGCTGCGGGCGTCCGGTCCCGGCGACCTCGCGGCCCTGCTGGACCACGCCTCGGCGCCGGTGCGCACGCCGGACGCGACCGCGCTCGCGGACTGGCTCGTCGAGGAGCTGCCGACCCGGCGCAGCCTCCTGCTGGTCGACGACGCCGACCGGGTGGACGCCGGGAGCCTGGCGGTCGTCCGCCGCGTGCTCGGGCGCACCCCGTGCCTGCTGGTCGCGACCACGACGGCCGACCCGCTGCTGCACGGCTCGGCGGCCCTCCGGGAGGTGCTGCTGCACCGCCCGCCCGCCGTGGTGCGCGTGCAGCCCTTCGGGTTCCGGGCGGTGTCCGGCCTGCTCGCGGCCGTGCTCGGCGCGCCCGCGGACGCCGGGCTCACCGCCGCCGTGATGGCGCAGACCGGGGGGAACCCCCGCGCGGTGGTCGCGCTCGCCGACGCCGCGCGGGCGTCCGGGGCCGTCCGCCGCACGGACGGGCTGTGGGTGGACGCCGGCGACGCGGCCGACGTCCCGGTCGAGGCGGTCGCGTTCACGTTCCTCGCGGACGCGCCGCGCGAGCACGTCGAGGGGCTGGAGCTCCTGGCGGCGACGGGGCCCGTCCCCGCCGAGGTGGCGGACCTCCTCGTGCCCGCACCGGTCCTGGCCGAGCTCGCCGACGCGGGCCGCGTCGTGAGCCACGAGACCCCGGGGTCGGGGGAGGTGCTCGGGGTCGCGCCCCCGGCCCTCGCCCACGCCCTGCGTGCGCGGGTCGGTGCGGTCCGCCGCCGGCAGCTGGCCGCCCGCGTCACGGCCGCCGCGGGCGCGGCGTTCGCCCCGGTCGGGCCCCGTCAGGACGACCTCTCGGCCGTCCTGCTCCGCGAGGCCCCCGGGCAGGACGACGCCTACTGGAGGTGGACGGCCGAGCTCGCGGGCCTCGTGCGGGAGCGGGCGACCGTCGAGGAGGCCGCCCGGCGTTCCGCGTGGGTCGCCGCCCCCACGCTCGCGACCGCGAACGCCTACCTCGCGCTGCTCATGCGCCGTCCCGCGACCGAGCAGCTCGCGGCGGTGTTCGCGGGGACCCACCCGGGCGCGCGCGACTCCGCCGAGGACCGCGTGCTCCACGCGTACTACCGCATGCGGTGGGCGGCGTGGGCGGGCCTCCCGGACGAGGACGCCGAGGCGGGGATCGCGCGCGTCGGCGCCGACCTCGGCCCGCTGCTGCGGCTGCGCGACCTCAAGCGGCGGCTCGTCGCCGACCTGGCCGCGGGGCGCCCGCCGCGCGAGCTCGCCGACGAGCGGACGGACGCCCCGTCGCTGCGGTTCCTCCGCGGCTGGCCGGAGGTGGTGCGTGCCGCCGCCCTGCTCGAGGCGGGCCGGCCCGCCGAGGCGCTGCGGGCGTGCGGGCCGGGCGCCCCCGACGGCGCCGACCCCGAGGTCGTGCACTACCGGGCGGCGCTGCGGGGCGAGAGCCTGCTGATGTCCGGGCGGATCGCCGAGGCCGAGCAGTGGGAGCGCCGGCTGCTCGACACCGCGTCCGACGCGGTGGACGCGCTGGGCATCCGCGTCCACGCGTGCGTCCTGGCGGAGGTCCTGTACTTCGCCGGGCAGCCCGACGCCGCGTGGCGCGTCGTGAGCACGTCGCTGCGGCTCGGCGCGGCGGGCCCGATCGAGACGACGTTCCACCGCCGCGGGCTGACGCTCGGCGCGGTGCTGCAGGCCCACGCCGGCAACCCCCCGCTGGCCCAGGTGCTGCTGCGGGAGCTCGACAAGACCCCGCAGTCGTACCACCCGCTCGTGCGCTCGCTGCGCGTCCTCGCGCACGTCGCCCTCGCGACCGTCTCCGGCGACAGCACGGCTCCGGGGCAGACCGCGTGGCAGGCGGGGCAGCGGTACGCCGAGGCGGGCCTGCTGCAGCCGGCGCTGCTGGCCTGGGTCGGCGGCCCGGCGAACCTGACCCCGGCGCGCGCCGCCACCGTGCGGGAGGTGCTGGCCCGGACCTCCGTGCCGCTGCTCGAGCCGTACGTGCGGCTGCTGCTGGCCGTCGCGGACCGCGACGTGGAGGAGGCCGCCCGCCACCTGGCCGCGACGCGCGCCGACGTCGCGCCGGCGCTGGTGCGGGCCGGGGAGGACCTGCTGGGGATCGCCCCGGCGGACCCGGGAGGCGCCCGACCCCGGCTGGTGCGCGTCGAGCCGCTCTCCGGGCGCGAGCAGGAGGTCGCCGTCCTCGCGCGGGAGGGCCTCACCAACCGGCAGATCGCCGACCGGCTCTACCTGAGCGTGCGCACGGTCGAGAACCACATGAGCCGCGCGCTCCGCAAGCTCGGCTACGTCACGCGCGCGGAGCTCGCGGGGTGGCGGGCGGGCTGA